The DNA region CACCTTACTCTTTTCTGGGGTTGGGGAAAGAAGGACTGGCCATCCTGGCCGAGGCCCGTCAGCTCACTGGTTTACCGGTGGTCACCGAGGTCATGGATGTGCGGGACGTGGAACTCGTGAGCGTTTACGCGGATATCCTTCAGGTGGGCAGCCGAAACATGCAGAATTTTACCCTGTTACGGGAATTGGGGCAGGTTAATCGACCGGTTTTATTGAAACGAGGACTCTCAGCCACCATTGAGGAATGGCTGCTGGCCGCCGAATACATTCTGGCGGCGGGCAACCCGCAGGTCATTCTTTGTGAGCGGGGAATCCGGACCTTTGAAACGCAAACCCGGAACACGGTGGACATCAGCGCGGTGCCGGTGGCCAAAGAACTCACGCACCTGCCAGTGTTTGTTGACCCCAGCCACGGGACCGGCCGGTGGAAAATGGTGAATCCGGTGGCGCGGGCCGCGGTGGCGGCCGGGGCCGACGGTCTAATGATCGAGGTCCACCCCAATCCCGAATTGGCCCTGTCGGACGGACCGCAATCACTGACCCCGCGGAATTTCGGCAAACTGGTGCAGGATGTATCTTCCATCGCGTTGGCGGTTGGCCGCCAGGTTTCTGTCGCAAATTTAATCCTGGCCTGAGACCACCTTGTTAGAAAAAATAGCCATGAATAGATGAAAAAATATTAATATTAACAATAATGCTACTAAAAAACAGCCGCCTTTAATTGTTTATTTCGCCAGAAGAATAAACAAAATTTGGCTCGAGGTAAAAATAAAAAACGGTGAAAACCAGTCAGCAGGCTATTTTTATAATCATATTTGTTAATATTGCAACATCGGTTCTATTCATTCCCAGTGAAGAAGCTTCTTTCCTCGGGCAAAACGCGTGGGTGGCTGTAGTTTTAGGCACATTTTTGGCTGCTTTGTTCGCATATTATCCGTTAGCTGATTTGGGAATGCGCTATCCTGGACAGAAATTTTTCAATATAGCGAGTCTATAATGGAACGTTATTTAGGTAAATTATTTGGTCTGCTGCTTATTTACATGTTCTTCCAGCTCCATTGCTTTAGTTTAAGGGAGTTTAGTGAATTGTCCGTCGTTTTCTTGCCTCAAACCCCTACAATTCTTTCCACATTCTGCTTTTCACTAGCGCCGGCACTTCCGGAGCAATTACAGCAAAAACACCCAATATGTAAAGTTCTTGACAAGGCTCAGCCGATCACTTATCATAATCTTAATGATTAAGATGCCTTTAAGCAGTCCCGTGAGACTAGCAAGGGTGACATACTGGGGAAGGCCATAAATGGCTTTAACTTTTGCGCATTAGCCTGCTTGCTGGTCAAAGTGAGCAGGCTTTTCTGTATTGTAAGGGGGTTAAAGGAATGACCGGTCAACCGAAGGCCCAAATCATGGACGCCGACCAGATTCGACGGGCCTTGACCCGGATCGCCCACGAAATCATCGAAAAGAACAAAGGGATAGCTAACGTGGTCCTGGTGGGGATTCGTCGCCGTGGGGTTCCTCTGGCCGAACGACTGGCCAGAAAAATCGCTGAAATTGAGGGTCAATCTGTTCCGATTGGAACGTTGGATATTACCCTTTACCGGGACGACTTGACGATGTTGACAGTTCAGCCGGTTGTGCACCGGACAGAAGTTCCGGTGAGCGTCACCGGAAAGACCATTGTCCTGGTGGATGACGTTCTCTACACGGGACGGACAATCCGCGCGGCCCTGGATGCCTTGATGGATTTGGGCCGGCCGCAGGCCATCCAGTTGGCAGTGCTGGTCGACCGGGGCCACCGAGAACTCCCGATTAGAGCTGATTACGTGGGAAAAAACGTACCGACGTCGAGAAAGGAAATCGTACACGTCAAGCTGGTAGAGGTTGACGGCGAAGAACGCGTGGTGATTGAAGAGCACAGCGGCTAGTGAATACCCTTTAATTTAGTCCAGCGAGACTAAAAAGGGGAAAGTCTCAAACAGCAGTGCTTGGGAATGACCTCTTGATTAGTCTCGCAGACTAATAGGGAGGTCTTTTTATTGTAGATAACATTAATTTCTGCTGATTATTAAATTATCAAAGGGAGGGTTATTGATGGGGTTAAACCGCAAAGACCTGCTGGGACTCGAGGACCTTTCAGCCGAAGAAATCAAGCTGATTTTAGACACGGCTATCCCGATGAAAGATATCATGCACCGGGACATTAAGAAGGTACCGGCTTTGAGAGGAAAGGTGATCGCCACCCTCTTCTACGAGAACAGCACTCGAACCCGGACCTCGTTTGAACTGGCCGGCAAGTATATGAGCGCTGACACTGTCAGTCTGGCGGTGGCTACCAGCAGCGTCCAAAAAGGAGAGAGCTTGCGGGATACGGCGAAAACCATTGAGGTTATGGGAGTAGACGCGGTCATCATCCGGCATCAAGTATCGGGGACCCCGCACTATTTGGCCAGGCACCTCAAGGCCTCGGTGATTAACGCAGGTGATGGTCAGCACGAGCACCCGACTCAGGCCCTGCTTGATATGTATACGATCCGCGAGAAGAAAGGCCGGATCGAGGGCTTAAAAGTGGCCATCCTGGGCGATATCCTCCATAGTCGGGTGGCGCGGTCGAACATTTGGGGCCTGACCAAACTGGGTGCGGAAGTACGAGTTGTTGGCCCTTCAACCTTGATGCCGTCCGAGATTACCAGGTTAGGGGTCAAAAGTTTCTACCGGGTCGAGGAGGCACTAGAAGGGGTGGATGTAGTCAACGTCCTGCGTATCCAACTGGAACGGCAACAAAAAGGACTTTTCCCGACCATCCGTGAGTATTCGCGCCTGTTTGGTTTGACTAACGAGCGCTTGAAGTATGCTCAGCCGGATGTTCTGGTCTTGCACCCGGGGCCAATGAATCGGGGCGTCGAGATTTCTCCCGAAGTAGCTGATGGACCACATTCGGTAATTAATGAACAGGTGACCAACGGAGTAGCGATCCGGATGGCGATCCTGTACCTGTTACTGGGAGGAGGGACAGTCAGTGAAATTGTTGGTTAAGGGTGGTCAGGTGATTGACCCGGCGAATGGGATTAACCAGAACGCCGACCTGCTGATTGAGAAAGGTAAAATTGCCGCCATCGGGGCGAGCCTGACGGTTGACCGCGAGACCGAGGTCATTGACGCTACCGGGAAGATCGTTACCCCAGGCTTGATTGACATGCATGTCCATCTCCGTGAACCAGGTTTTGAGGCGAAAGAAACCATTAAAACGGGGACCCGGGCGGCGGCCATGGGTGGGTTCACCTCTGTTGCCTGTATGCCGAACACAAAACCGGTGGTGGATAACCAGGCAGTGGTGGAATTTATCAAGGCGCGGGCCGCACAGAACGGATTGGTTAACGTCTATCCGATTGGCGCGATCACCAAAGGCTCTGGTGGGGAAGAACTGGCTGAAATTGCCGACTTAAAGGCGGCCGGGGCAGTCGCCCTGTCAGACGATGGACGGCCGGTGATGAACGCCGAGGTGATGCGGCGGGCTCTGGAATACGTGAAAATGTTTGACCTGCCGATTATCTGTCACTGTGAAGACCTGCACCTCTCCGCTGAAGGGGTGATGAACGAAGGTTACTGGTCAATGGTTCTCGGGCTTAAGGGAATTCCCAACGCAGCCGAAGAAGTTATGGTGGCGCGCGACCTGATCTTAAGTGAAATGACCGGGACCCCGGTACATATCGCCCATGTCAGCACGGCCGGGAGCGTCAGGCTGATTCGGGAGGCTAAGCAGCGCGGCGTTAAAGTCACAGCTGAGGTTACTCCCCATCATCTGACTTTGACTGATGAGATCGTTAAGAATTTCGATACTTACACCAAAGTCAATCCTCCCTTGCGGACACCGAGTGACATTGCGGCCTTAAAGCAGGGCCTGGTTGATGGGACCATTGATGTGATCGCGACCGACCACGCTCCCCATACGCTCGAAGAAAAGGATGGGGAGTACACCTTTGCCTCATTTGGGATCGTGGGCCTGGAAACAGCGGTTCCCCTGATCTGGTGGGAACTGGTTGAACGGGAGAAGATGCCGCTGGAAACAGTGGTGGCGAAACTGACCATTAACCCAGCGCGCATTCTGGGGTTGCCAAAAGGCACTTTATCAGTTGGGGCTGACGCTGACATCACCGTGATCGATCCACGCCTGGAGTTGGTGGTGGACATAGATAAGTTTGAATCAAAGGGTAAGAACTCCCCCTATAATGGTTGGTTGCTGCGCGGCTGGCCGGTGATCACCATCGTTGGCGGTCGAGTAGTCATGAAGGACCGGCGGATTGTGGAGCAACATCAACAAGGATAAACAGCACAGGAGGATGACATGGCTAAAGGTTACTTGGTATTGGAAGACGGCAGCGTATATTTAGGAGAGGCTTTCGGTGCAGTAGGCAAGCGCAGCGGCGAAGTGGTGTTTAACACCGGGATGACGGGTTATCAGGAGGTTCTGACAGACCCATCGTACTGCGGCCAGATCGTGACCATGACCTACCCGCTGATCGGCAACTACGGGGTGAACAATTGGGACTTTGAATCCAAGCATCCAGCGGTCCGGGGGTTTGTGGTGAAGGAAATGTGTGATTTTCCCAGCCACTGGCAGTCCAACGCTAGTCTGGATGCTTTCTTACGGCGTTATGGGATTATCGGCCTCCAGGGGATTGATACTCGGGCCCTGACCAGGAAGATCCGGACCCATGGGACGATGTGGGGGATTATCACCACTGAGACTGCGGACATCCCTGGCCTCCTTCAGGAAGTCAAAACGAATAGCGGTTTTGCCGGCGTAGATCTGGTGCGTCAGGTCACTACGCCGCAGGCCTATGTGCTGACCGGTGGAGAAAAGCGGGTTGTCTTGGTTGACTTTGGCACCAAGCAGAACATTGTCCGCACTCTACACCAGCGGGGATGTGAGGTGGTAGTGGTTCCCTGTTATTACAATGCTGACCAGATTTTGGCTTACCAACCTGATGGCATCGTCCTGTCCAACGGACCCGGTGATCCGAAGGCAGTCAGTTATGGAATCCAGACGGTCAGAGACCTGATCGGTACAGTGCCAATCATGGGAATTTGTTTGGGGCACCAGATTCTCGCTCTGGCTTTTGGTGGTGATACTTACAAGCTGACCTTTGGCCACCGGGGGTCCAACCATCCCGTCAAGGACTTGGAAACTGGTCGAGTTTACATTACCTCGCAGAACCACGGTTACGTTGTTGATGAGAAATCGCTTGATCCCGCGGAAATCTGGATTTCGCACCGCAACCTGAATGATGGAACGGTGGAAGGGATGCAGCACCGGCGGTTGCCCATTTTCTCGGTTCAATATCACCCAGAAGCCGCGCCTGGTCCCCACGATTCGGAATACCTTTTCGACAAGTTCTTAACCTTGATGGACCAGAAGGTGCTGATGTAGCTCCAGAAAATAATTGAAGCAACAGGGGGAGAAGCTTATGCCTAGAAGAGCGGGAATTCACAAAGTGATGGTGATCGGCTCCGGTCCGATCATTATTGGCCAAGCGGCTGAGTTCGATTATGCGGGTACCCAAGCGTGTCGGGCGCTGAAAGAAGAGGGCCTTGAAGTAGTGTTGGTCAATAGCAACCCAGCTACCATTATGACTGACGCCAATATTGCCGATCGGGTGTACATTGAACCGCTGACCAGAGAGTTTGTCGCCAAGATCGTCCGTCAGGAGAAACCAAACGGGTTGTTGCCGACCCTGGGCGGCCAGGTGGGTCTTAATTTGGCTTTGCAGCTGGCCGAGGATGGCTTCCTGACCCAAGAAGGGGTTGAACTCCTGGGGACGCCACTTTCGGCGATCAAAAAGGCCGAGGACCGGGAATTGTTTAAGAAAATGATGCAGGAGATCAAGGAACCCGTCCCAGAAAGCCGGATTGTCAACCGGGTAGAGGATGCGGTCGCCTTTGCCGAGAAGATCGGCTACCCGGTCATTGTTCGTCCCGCCTATACTCTGGGTGGGACCGGCGGTGGGGTTGCGCACAATGTCCAAGAACTGGAAGCAATTGCCGCCCGAGGGCTAAAATACAGTATTATCAAACAAGTGCTGATTGAGCGCAGCGTCGCGGGTTGGAAAGAGATCGAATTCGAGGTAATGCGGGACTCGGCTAACAACTGCATTACGATCTGCAGTATGGAAAACATTGATCCCGTAGGGATTCACACGGGAGACAGCATTGTCGTCGCTCCCGCGCAAACCCTCACTGACCGGGAGTATCAGATGCTTCGGACGGCCTCCCTGAAGATCATTCGGGCCCTGG from Bacillota bacterium includes:
- a CDS encoding GerAB/ArcD/ProY family transporter, which codes for MKTSQQAIFIIIFVNIATSVLFIPSEEASFLGQNAWVAVVLGTFLAALFAYYPLADLGMRYPGQKFFNIASL
- the aroF gene encoding 3-deoxy-7-phosphoheptulonate synthase, which codes for MEPYKLVARTEATKRTTIQVGEVTIGGTEIVIIAGPCAVEGREEYLTTALQLKALGANLLRGGAFKPRTSPYSFLGLGKEGLAILAEARQLTGLPVVTEVMDVRDVELVSVYADILQVGSRNMQNFTLLRELGQVNRPVLLKRGLSATIEEWLLAAEYILAAGNPQVILCERGIRTFETQTRNTVDISAVPVAKELTHLPVFVDPSHGTGRWKMVNPVARAAVAAGADGLMIEVHPNPELALSDGPQSLTPRNFGKLVQDVSSIALAVGRQVSVANLILA
- the pyrR gene encoding bifunctional pyr operon transcriptional regulator/uracil phosphoribosyltransferase PyrR translates to MTGQPKAQIMDADQIRRALTRIAHEIIEKNKGIANVVLVGIRRRGVPLAERLARKIAEIEGQSVPIGTLDITLYRDDLTMLTVQPVVHRTEVPVSVTGKTIVLVDDVLYTGRTIRAALDALMDLGRPQAIQLAVLVDRGHRELPIRADYVGKNVPTSRKEIVHVKLVEVDGEERVVIEEHSG
- the carA gene encoding glutamine-hydrolyzing carbamoyl-phosphate synthase small subunit; translated protein: MAKGYLVLEDGSVYLGEAFGAVGKRSGEVVFNTGMTGYQEVLTDPSYCGQIVTMTYPLIGNYGVNNWDFESKHPAVRGFVVKEMCDFPSHWQSNASLDAFLRRYGIIGLQGIDTRALTRKIRTHGTMWGIITTETADIPGLLQEVKTNSGFAGVDLVRQVTTPQAYVLTGGEKRVVLVDFGTKQNIVRTLHQRGCEVVVVPCYYNADQILAYQPDGIVLSNGPGDPKAVSYGIQTVRDLIGTVPIMGICLGHQILALAFGGDTYKLTFGHRGSNHPVKDLETGRVYITSQNHGYVVDEKSLDPAEIWISHRNLNDGTVEGMQHRRLPIFSVQYHPEAAPGPHDSEYLFDKFLTLMDQKVLM
- a CDS encoding dihydroorotase, producing the protein MKLLVKGGQVIDPANGINQNADLLIEKGKIAAIGASLTVDRETEVIDATGKIVTPGLIDMHVHLREPGFEAKETIKTGTRAAAMGGFTSVACMPNTKPVVDNQAVVEFIKARAAQNGLVNVYPIGAITKGSGGEELAEIADLKAAGAVALSDDGRPVMNAEVMRRALEYVKMFDLPIICHCEDLHLSAEGVMNEGYWSMVLGLKGIPNAAEEVMVARDLILSEMTGTPVHIAHVSTAGSVRLIREAKQRGVKVTAEVTPHHLTLTDEIVKNFDTYTKVNPPLRTPSDIAALKQGLVDGTIDVIATDHAPHTLEEKDGEYTFASFGIVGLETAVPLIWWELVEREKMPLETVVAKLTINPARILGLPKGTLSVGADADITVIDPRLELVVDIDKFESKGKNSPYNGWLLRGWPVITIVGGRVVMKDRRIVEQHQQG
- a CDS encoding aspartate carbamoyltransferase catalytic subunit, translated to MGLNRKDLLGLEDLSAEEIKLILDTAIPMKDIMHRDIKKVPALRGKVIATLFYENSTRTRTSFELAGKYMSADTVSLAVATSSVQKGESLRDTAKTIEVMGVDAVIIRHQVSGTPHYLARHLKASVINAGDGQHEHPTQALLDMYTIREKKGRIEGLKVAILGDILHSRVARSNIWGLTKLGAEVRVVGPSTLMPSEITRLGVKSFYRVEEALEGVDVVNVLRIQLERQQKGLFPTIREYSRLFGLTNERLKYAQPDVLVLHPGPMNRGVEISPEVADGPHSVINEQVTNGVAIRMAILYLLLGGGTVSEIVG